The following nucleotide sequence is from Flavobacterium sp. N1736.
AGACGAATTTTTTGCAAAAGCTTTGGCTGGATTTTTTAACTGGTTAAAAGGATAATTTTTTTGTGATGGCAGATAATAATGTGAAAAAATGGTATGTGGTTAGAGCTGTAAGCGGACAAGAAAATAAAGTCAAAGCTTACATCGAAACCGAGATTGCCAGACTAGGTATGGGTGATTATGTTTCCCAAGTTTTAGTACCTACAGAAAAAGTAGTTACTGTAAAAGAAGGAAAGAAAATGTCTAAGGATAAAGTTTATTTCCCTGGATATGTTATGATCGAAGCCAATTTAGTTGGTGAGATACCTCATATTATTAAGTCTATTACTAGTGTAATTGGATTTTTAGGTGAGATTAAAGGCGGAGAACCTGTTCCTTTAAGACTTTCTGAAGTAAATAGAATGTTAGGTAAAGTAGATGAGCTGGCTGTAAATACAGATACTCGTGCTATTCCTTTCAACTTAGGTGAAACTGTAAAAGTGATCGATGGTCCTTTTAATGGGTTTAATGGAACAGTTGAAAAAATTAATGAAGAAAAGCGTAAACTTGAAGTAATGGTGAAAATTTTCGGAAGAAAAACACCATTAGAATTGAGCTTTATGCAAGTTGAAAAAGTATAATTTTTGTTACATCTATAATAACCACTATAATCGCTTCCTATGA
It contains:
- the nusG gene encoding transcription termination/antitermination protein NusG; protein product: MADNNVKKWYVVRAVSGQENKVKAYIETEIARLGMGDYVSQVLVPTEKVVTVKEGKKMSKDKVYFPGYVMIEANLVGEIPHIIKSITSVIGFLGEIKGGEPVPLRLSEVNRMLGKVDELAVNTDTRAIPFNLGETVKVIDGPFNGFNGTVEKINEEKRKLEVMVKIFGRKTPLELSFMQVEKV